ggaataaatgtttttaatgagaaaaaaaaactttgttcaaGGCATAACTAGAGGGAGGGCAGGGTAGGCAGCCGCCCTAGGGCATGGGGTGAGAGGGGCCAGCAACGGTCAACCAAAAGTAACCATAAAAATGACTGTGGGCCAATGGGTGATGAAAAACGACAAAGGTCCCCCCAAGGAAGGGGCCCGGAAGATACAAGTCAAGCCACTGGCATTATTGCTATAgtaatatacataaaataaaataaaaatgacttgaaattgCTTGAATATTTATAACTAACAAGCTAGAAAATTGTTAAATGAATATATGTGCCTCATAAAAATGCTAACCACAtaaaaattaacatgaacatTAAATAATTCAAAGCTGAAGAAACATTTAAGTCTCTCATTGTGTCGAGCAACAGTGTATGAAGGCTTCTATTACCACGGTCACATCCTGCTGTTAGCTGGAGTTGTTGTATAAACCACAATGAGATCTTTGTTGTATTCTAACCAAGTTTGTTTTGCAGGGAAATCAAAGACTCAAACTTCACTTCACTATCATTTGTCTGCTTGTGCCAATTTGAAACCAGCACATGGCtgcagtttgttttttgtttatggttCAGGCTGAAAATAGGCCTACACAAAAAAATATGGCAATAATGACTTGAGTTGTAGCAGTGAATCAAACctgtttcacaatttttttttaaatacaatatataatacacacaatCTAGAACTTAAAAATATGATTTCATATTTGTACAATCTAAGCAGATGGAGGAAAACACCAATTGTTTGCATTAAATATGATATCTAATCAACACTTTCTGGCCCCTGGATGAGATTCGAACATGTGagcactaaaaataaaataaaaattctagtTACAGTGGCAAGATGGTTATGGTCTAAAGTTAATGtgatatttctaaatatatacaTATGAAAACATTGACAATCAAAGAGATTTGGAAGCCCATGAATGTCACAATATTGTAactcagcattttttttttttacatttaaaactgagAGATGAATTATGCCGCACATTCTCAGTAAAGCTCTCTTCTACCTCAGTTTTTAAAAAAGACAATATAGCCCAATGGATAATAAGTGGAGTTACAAAATTACATGATTTAAATTATATTAGTTCCATGTTAAAACAGTaaaccatcataaaaaaaaacaactaattgTAACCAAAGGGGCACCATACATAAAACGAGACCACAATTTGTGGTCTTCTCTGAAACAACAGCAGCATGTTCTCTATTTTTGTTGGTCTCTTATTAAATCCACAGTTGTGGAAGACAAGATTCCAgcaagtcatatcagtaacacaGAAGGGTGTGGTTTCGATCATTCGAGTGTTATCTGCCATCAAATACTAAGCCTATCTTGCTGGCAAGACTGTGAGAAAACACTCCTCATGTGCTTATgaaaaatacttttgagacaacaTATTGTAGTTCAAGTATAGAAAAAGTGAATGGAGAAAATGAGTTTTAGGCATCAGTTCTTCCAGCACTGATCAAAGAATAGCACAGCGTTTCTTCTTTTTGAGGGCATGTTTAGCTTTAGACCTTGCTGCTAACGCCCGCTTGGTTGTCTCTCTGAAAATGTCCTCCACGTTTTCTCTATATTTAGCTGAACACTCCAGGTATATTTCAGCATTCATTTGCTTCTGGGTCTCTTCGCCctgttgaaaatgaaaaatgaaggTGAGAAACTGAGCATGTCACCACTGGCAGAACTTTCATGCACTTACTCTTAAAATTAAAGGGCACCCATACATAAAAATGAGAGTTTTGTGTCTTTTAGTCCCTGTCTTTTAgatttgaagccatctatatgctagtgcacTCCTAAAAGATTACTAAATTAACATTGACCggatatacacatttaaaggaatattccaaaaatcgaggttccagtgacgctcttacaatggaagtgaatagagccaattttttaagggtttaaaggcagaaatgtgaagcttatagttttgtaaaagcacttacTACTATTCTACTGTAAcaacatgtgtattatttgagctgtaaagttgtttaaatcataattgtaaTGGTCGTTTAGGGTTTTAGGGATTATGGCGATACGTCGTCATAGCAACAGTTGTGATATTCGCAtgcatattgtggctatacttttgaaaaagtgagaatttacagtttggccccattcacttccattgtaagtatcttactgcaaatgagatttgtgctttttttttttataaagaaatggAGTGACAAATCAAgtaatcaccattatgccacaactgctgtcaattgatcttaagtAGCAGTGGAGCTGGAATATTGGCCAAAAATATGAATGACTCATGCTTGCACTTCaaatatttttgtccaatcaaatgatctgtagaatgagaatgtccctccaccTAATACTATCAAATCGCACAATCTTCCTGTTACAAAAGGAAATATGTCatcaaaagtcaacatgaaatctcAAAATGACCCTATTCCATACCTGGAGGTAGGTGATGGGGGCCAAATCTAAGGCTTTGAGTTttcttgttctctccttgtccTTTCGCAGGTCTGTCTTGCACCCTATGAGGACGATGGGCGCGTCCTTGCAAAAATGACGGACCTCCGGGAACCACTGTGAGACAGAAAGAGAACAGTATTTGGACAATTCAGCCATTCATAAAAAAACGATGAATATTATTGCATTATATAGGAAAATATCAAACTATGTTCTGAAAAGAGGTCCAgcataatttgatttaattttatttttttatctaatgcattgaaattcatacatttttaggtgTGCCCTAATTGTCCAAACATTTGGCTCTACCTTTATTTAAACAAGGTTTGGCACATTCCTCTGAGGTGACCAATGAGACACCACCAATAGCATGAAAGTTACATAAGTCATGAAAAATCTGTATAATGTAATCCTGTGCACGTCAAAGTTTTTCAGATCAATTTATCAGCTCACAATCTGTCAAAAGTACACAGTAGTCCAGCTCATACTTATCAAAACAAACATTCGGACTGAAAGGTCCATCTGATGTGTACTTAATTCATTATTAAGCAATCTTGCAGTTGCCCAAATTTGACAGAAATAGCCAAGattgtaaaaataatgataaaactaAAAACCCTGTTTAAAGCCTTGTCTTTTGGTCAACTTAGACAATGTTTGCAAAAATATTGAACAAATGACttcaaaaatgtcatgtttgaTTGAACTAataccatcatttactcacactcatgccatcccagatgtgtatgagtttctttcttctgccaatcacaaatgaagatttttagaagaatatttcagctctctgggtccataaaatgcaagtgagtgatgaccagaactttgaagttccaaaaaagcataaataaatgagagtaaatggtctgcacttatatagcgcctttttaaccttaacggtattcaaactttacactgtgacacatacgcacattcatacaccaatgacggcagagctgccatgcaaggcgctagcctgccattgggagcaacttggggttcagtgtcttgcccaaggacacttcagcatgtggagtcgtgtgggccaggattcgaaccaccaatcctgggattagtggccgacccgctctaccaactgagccgcAGCCCCCCGAAAGGCAGCAGAAAAGAAATCCATAAgtctcaagtggttaaatccatgtcttcagaagcgatgtgataggtgtgggtgagaaatagatacatattgaagttctttttactataaatgtcacttttatctccacattcttttttgtttttgccaattcgcattcttcatgcatatcgccacctacttggcagggaggagaatttttagCAAAAATTGgcatcaatattgatctgtttctcacacacacacctatcatatcacttctgaagacatggattgaaccactggagtaatatggattacattaatgctccctttatgtgctttttggaacttcaaaagctctgtccaccattcacttgcattgaatggaccaaaagagctgaaatattcttataaaaatctttgtttgtgttcagcagaagaaagaaattcatacacatctgggatgcatgagggtgagtaaatgatgggagaactaacatttttgggtgaactattcctttaaggctaaaTCATATCACCTTTATCGTCACATTTTCGAAAGAAGTTGGATTTGTCACATCATAACAGATGATAACGAGGTTTACATCTTGATAGGAGAGTGGCCTCAAGCGATCATAGTCTTCTTGGCCTGTCAATGTACACAACAGATCTGAATAAGACGTATGTATTTTACCACTCACGTAGATCCACTGAAGTAACTAAAAACAACTATTGCTTAGATGGATATTATGCATCTGAATACAACAGTCATTTCACAGAATAGGAGGAGAACGATGACCTTGTAGATCATGATCTTGAATGTCATATTTTATGAACAGATTATTTTGACACAAAGCTGAGATGTGGTATAAAACCACATCCTGGCTTGAACTTCCTGTTCCTGTGAGGCAAAGTAAGCCTCGGGCAGCAGTTTGTTTCTGATAAGTTGTTCATCTACAGTAAAGGCATTTGTAGAAAGACATAGATGTCATTTATAATGTGGAAAATCGGGTTCTATAAACATCTGGGCCTCACAGAAATACGGACAACTGGATAAATATGACAATGTGCTCATTACGGTGTAATGTGAACCTTAGTGTGTCAGCTCTAATAGCAAGCCATATGTCTGTGTGATTACAGagaattatgaaaatgtaaatacgATGAAAATACAACTTTTATTATAAACAGTGCTATTTTGGTTGGATTAAACAACGTTGCACTTCCTTATCTCTGTGGATACCAGCCATGGGAACCCATTCTTCGCTGAAATGCAGTTGGACAGTTCTGAAAAGTTTGAACTATAAACAAACTATAACATGTACACAACATAATATGAACTACTAACATATTTCCAACAAATCTAGGGCATCTAAATTATCAGAACgtttagtaacactttacaagattctatttgttaacattagttaatgcattaggtaccaTGAGCAATGATTTTTCACTGgcagcatgtattaatcttagttcattttaatttaatactatAATTCATTGTTTGTTGATGCTAGTTCATATTATATTAGCTAATGCATCatttacaacttttaatgtaaaaaactaaaatttgcatatgtaaaaaaaaaagaacaataaccAAGATTGATGAATgctattaaattattgttcactgttagatcatgttaattaatgtagtTAACAAACATTAAAGATATTGCATGTTAACATTAT
The sequence above is drawn from the Xyrauchen texanus isolate HMW12.3.18 chromosome 43, RBS_HiC_50CHRs, whole genome shotgun sequence genome and encodes:
- the rhof gene encoding rho-related GTP-binding protein RhoF produces the protein MTQNGIVTGNGTHTDALKIVIVGDGGCGKTSLLMVYAKGDFPEKYAPSVFEKYVTTVSYGGKDIQLNLYDTAGQEDYDRLRPLSYQDVNLVIICYDVTNPTSFENVTIKWFPEVRHFCKDAPIVLIGCKTDLRKDKERTRKLKALDLAPITYLQGEETQKQMNAEIYLECSAKYRENVEDIFRETTKRALAARSKAKHALKKKKRCAIL